One segment of Haliotis asinina isolate JCU_RB_2024 chromosome 12, JCU_Hal_asi_v2, whole genome shotgun sequence DNA contains the following:
- the LOC137258188 gene encoding dynein light chain roadblock-type 2-like → MSDVEETFKRIQAHRGVMGIIVVNSEGIPIRTTLDNSTTVQYAGLIHSLAAKAKSCIRDIDPQNELCFFRLRTKKHEIMCAPDHDYLMIVIQS, encoded by the exons ATG TCTGACGTAGAAGAAACATTTAAGAGGATCCAGGCTCACAGAGGTGTCATGGGAATCATTGTTGTCAACAGTGAAG GCATCCCAATCAGGACAACGCTGGACAATTCAACCACTGTCCAGTATGCCGGTCTGATTCATTCCTTAGCAGCCAAAGCAAAGAGCTGTATCCGAGATATTGACCCACAGAATGAGTTGTGCTTCTTCAGACTCAGGACGAAAAAACATGAGATTATGTGTGCACCAG aCCATGATTACTTGATGATTGTCATCCAGAGTTAG
- the LOC137258372 gene encoding putative tyrosine carboxypeptidase MATCAP2 has translation MASDIHGPLRQIQSANYLDLVTVPEVSYSKVPSETGSRKKKRKKLLRKRQSLVSSSYTDVSHEMASSFESSGENGESYSSKTRLPGINREATPNRINILSSPNPRQPGQVVSSQAHERRKKVPLLAAIKPENERAEKDRFMRANFNYNPLFIYRTPAEPEVLSRFTNPSDKYMSQAKLIMDIAIQRYGSYEIFEEQSGGRILTRPQILCLVKRFLRKEDLESEICLNLSEDLISRGSMTRSKGRPVLNVRVVNLREQWAEGLLRHEIGTHYLRSLNNRYQPWNNFKTRRELGLKPLNPTEEGLASLHSVLFRPDPSLWRAALLYYTAFKASEMSFKELFRDLGQFVHDPNVRWDYCIRAKRGQVDTSLPGGFCKDQVYLEGALQILKRRRTINFSLLLKLGKIAHEDIEMLEEYADLENTRIPNFMHNMTIYRQHVDRIAQCNGLTDQVLADVD, from the exons atggcgaGTGACATCCATGGACCCTTGAGACAGATACAGTCTGCAAACTATCTCGATTTAGTGACTGTCCCTGAAGTCAGTTACAGCAAAGTGCCATCTGAAAcaggcagcagaaagaaaaagAGGAAAAAACTGTTAAGGAAACGACAGTCACTAGTATCTTCAAGTTACACTGATGTTTCGCATGAAATGGCTAGTTCATTTGAAAGTAGTGGAGAAAATGGAGAATCTTATTCCTCAAAAACGAGATTACCTGGAATCAATCGAGAAGCCACACCTAATAGAATCAATATATTGTCTTCACCTAATCCTCGACAGCCAGGGCAAGTTGTTTCATCCCAAGCGCATGAACGTCGAAAAAAGGTTCCATTGTTAGCAGCAATCAAACCAGAAAATGAACGTGCGGAGAAAGATCGCTTCATGAGAGCCAACTTCAACTATAACCCACTGTTTATCTACCGAACCCCAGCTGAACCAGAAGTGCTCAGTAGATTCACTAATCCTTCAGACAAGTATATGTCCCAG GCCAAGTTGATCATGGACATAGCCATACAGCGTTATGGCAGCTATGAAATATTTGAGGAACAGAGTGGAGGTCGCATTCTCACAAGGCCTCAGATTTTGTGTCTTGTCAAGCGTTTCTTACGAAAGGAGGACCTTGAGTCTGAGATTTGTCTAAACCTCAGCGAGGATCTTATTTCTCGTGGGTCCATGACAAGGTCAAAGGGCAGGCCAGTGCTGAATGTACGTGTAGTGAACCTGCGAGAGCAGTGGGCAGAGGGATTGCTCCGACACGAAATCG GAACCCATTATCTGCGCAGTCTGAACAACCGCTACCAGCCCTGGAACAACTTCAAGACAAGACGGGAGCTGGGGCTAAAGCCTCTCAACCCCACAGAGGAGGGTCTGGCCTCCCTCCACAGCGTCCTGTTTCGCCCCGACCCTTCCCTGTGGCGTGCTGCACTCCTCTACTACACTGCATTCAAGGCATCTGAGATGTCATTCAAGGAACTGTTCCGAGACCTAGGTCAATTTGTCCATGACCCTAACGTCAGATGGGACTACTGTATACGAGCAAAGCGAGGACAGGTGGACACGTCACTTCCAG GTGGGTTTTGCAAGGACCAAGTCTACCTGGAAGGTGCTCTTCAGATCCTAAAGCGTCGACGCACGATAAACTTCAGCCTGCTACTGAAACTGGGGAAGATCGCCCATGAAGATATTGAAATGCTGGAGGAGTACGCTGACCTTGAGAACACCCGCATCCCCAACTTCATGCACAACATGACTATCTACAGACAACACGTTGACCGCATTGCCCAGTGTAATGGCTTGACCGACCAGGTCCTGGCTGATGTGGACTGA